The DNA segment GCTCAATATATTAGTGAAAGTGAAGATAGCGAAAGGCTTGAGGCTGTGATTAACGAGATGTGGTCACCGAAATGACGAGAGGTGATTAAATTCCTGGCAGGCATCAGGGGGCAGGAAATTGTTGAGAAGATTTATTCTCAAGATAACGATAAAGAGGACAATATCATTCATTCACGCCTATTTCTGGCTGCCGAATGTCTGGCAGAAGTAAGAGAAGCAAGAAGAGAGCTAAAAGAGGAGATTAATCAAAAGTTAAAAGAATTAATAAGGATAGAACCTTTCAGGTTTGATGCGATAATTGCATCAGGATTTCTCGGAGACATAACCAGCCTGAAATCGCTATTATGGGATTTGGATAGTAGAGTACGTGCAGCCGCAGTGAAAGCACTGGCTGTGTTTAAGGACAGGGTGCCAGAAGAAGTAATAAAGGCTATTGCTGGTCTGCTACGGGATGATGAATGGTATGTGCGTGCAGTCGCAGCGAAAGCACTGGCTGTGTTTAAGGATAGGCTACCAGAAGAAGCGATAAAGGATATTGCCGGTCTGTTACACGATGATAATTCGGACGTGCGTGCAGCCGCAGTGAAAGCACTGGCTGTGTTTAAGGACAGGGTGCCAGGAGAAGCGATAGAGGATATTGCTGCTCGGTTACGCGATGTTAATTGGGAGGTGCGTGCAGCCGCGGTGGAAGCACTGGCTGTGTTTAATGACAGGGTGCCAGGAGAAGCGATAATGGATATTGCTGCTCGGTTACGCGATGTTAATTGGGAGGTGCGTAAAGCTGCAGTGGATGCGCTGGCTAAATTGGGGGACAGGATACCAGAAGAAGTGCTAAAGGATATTGCTGCTCGGTTACGCGATGATAATAGGCTTGTGCGTGCAGTCGCAGTGGATGCACTGGCTGTGTTTAAGGATAGGGTGCCAGAAGAAGCGATAAAGGATATTGCCGGTCTGTTACACGATGATAATAGGCTTGTGCGTGCAGTCGCAGCGAAAGCACTGGCTGTGTTTAAGGACAGGGTGCCAGAAGAAGCGATAAAGGATATTGCCGGTCTGTTACACGATGATGATTCGGATGTGCGTGCAGTCGCAGCGAAAGCACTGGCTGTGTTTAAGGACAGGGTACCAGAAGAAGTGATAATGGATATTGCTGGCTGGTTACGCGATGATAATAGGGAGGTGCGTGAGAGCACATATAGAACGTTAAAAATCTTTTATGAATCAGGTATTCCTTTACCCGGGTAAAATTTTACATTTATACAACCGGATAGATGATAATAGCCATTTTTTGTTTGCGCACAGTCATTTCACCACCAGCACAGCATCATCCACTATAAATTGCCCGCTCTGCGTTTTATCATCCCATACGGTATGCCATTGGAGAATGCGGATTCGCTCATT comes from the Methanophagales archaeon genome and includes:
- a CDS encoding HEAT repeat domain-containing protein, giving the protein MIKFLAGIRGQEIVEKIYSQDNDKEDNIIHSRLFLAAECLAEVREARRELKEEINQKLKELIRIEPFRFDAIIASGFLGDITSLKSLLWDLDSRVRAAAVKALAVFKDRVPEEVIKAIAGLLRDDEWYVRAVAAKALAVFKDRLPEEAIKDIAGLLHDDNSDVRAAAVKALAVFKDRVPGEAIEDIAARLRDVNWEVRAAAVEALAVFNDRVPGEAIMDIAARLRDVNWEVRKAAVDALAKLGDRIPEEVLKDIAARLRDDNRLVRAVAVDALAVFKDRVPEEAIKDIAGLLHDDNRLVRAVAAKALAVFKDRVPEEAIKDIAGLLHDDDSDVRAVAAKALAVFKDRVPEEVIMDIAGWLRDDNREVRESTYRTLKIFYESGIPLPG